The genomic region GAAAGCAGCAAAATTGCTTTAGAGAATGGAATGTCTATTGAAAAGTTATTTTCTCAATTAAAAAATCATACGCCTAAGGTTCCTGTTTTATTGATGGGATATTTGAATCCTGTGATGCAATATGGATTAGAGAATTTTTGTAAAAAATGTCAAGAAGTAGGCGTTGATGGACTAATAGTTCCAGACTTACCTATGTATGTATATCAAACTGAATTTAAACAGATCTTTGAGAAATATAACATCAGTAATATATTCTTAGTAACACCACAGACTTCAGAAAAACGTATTAGAGAAATCGACGAAAACTCTAACGGTTTTATATATGCAGTTAGCTCGGCTAGTACTACAGGATCTAAAGCAGATTTCTCTGCAGCAGCAGATTACTTAGGTAAACTGAAAGACATGAAATTAAAAACTCCTATTCTAACTGGCTTCAATATTAAAAATGAACAGAATTTTAAAGATGCTTGTAAGTATGTTAATGGTGCGATTATAGGTAGTGAATTTATCAGACAAATAACTGATGTAGATGACATTGCAAATGCAACTGCAAACTTTGTAGCAAGTATTAAACAATAACAGAGGAAAAGACTAAACAAGTAAGTACAGAATTTTAAAATAAAGTTAAATCCTATTAATAAAGTAGGATTAATTTTCAGCATTCAATTTTCAGACTTATGTTTGCACCACAATGAAAGCACAAAACGTACATCATCATCATTTTTTCACTTACCGTCAGGCGAGCTAAAAATGTATTGATGTAACTCAAACATATTTTAAAAACCGTCTGTTTCAGGCGGTTTTTTTTGTTTGTAATTCCCACGAAAGTGGGAATCTCTGACCCAAAAAGCGCATGCAAATGGATTCAGACATAAATAACAACAATGAACAAGGACACAAATTCAAACGAAGTGAATAACAAGAAACAGATACCTGCCTTCGCAGGTATTCGCATAGCTGTACAAAAATCAGGAAGATTATCAGATAAATCTTTGCAACTCTTAAAGGATTGCGGAATCAAATTTGACAATGGTGGTCGTAAATTATCCACTCAAGCAAAAAACTTTCCTATGGAAATTCTTTTCCTAAGAGATGATGATATACCACAATACGTTGCAAATGGCGTTGCAGACCTTGGTATTCTAGGACTTAATGAAGTAGAAGAAAAAGACCAAGAAGTAGACGTGATCAAGCAACTAGGTTTTGCAGGTTGTCGTTTAAGCCTTGCTGTTCAAAAAGATGTTAATTATACAGGACTAGAATGGTTCAATGGTAAAAAGGTAGCTAGTAGTTATACCACTATCGTTAAAAAATTCTTTGCAGATAAAGGTATTAATGCTACTACTGAAGAAATAGGTGGATCTGTAGAGATTGCTCCAGGAATAGGCCTAGCAGAAGGTATTTGTGACATCGTCTCTACCGGTTCAACTCTTATTATGAATGGCCTTAAAGAAGTAGAAACGGTAATGTATAGTGAAGCCGTTTTAATTTCTAATCCCAACTTAAGCGTAGAGAAGAAAGAAATACTTGACAAGCTAACTTTCAGAATCGATGCGGTACAAAATGCACAAAAAAGCAAATACATCTTATTGAATGCACCTAATGATAAGATTGAAGAAATATCTGCCTTGTTACCTGGTATGAAGAGCCCAACCGTTTTACCACTAGCTGAAAATGGTTGGTCCAGCCTACACTCTGTAATCGAAGAAAATGATTTCTGGAATGTCATCGACCAATTAAAAGATGCTGGTGCACAAGGCATTTTAGTGAGTCCAATTGAAAAATTGATCGCATAATGAAAATCATTTCTAATCCAGATTATTCTCAACAACAAGAATTGCTAGAACGTCCTCAACAAGAACGTGCTAATGTAGAAACTGCTGTAAATGATATTATACAGCTAGTTAAGGAAAATGGTGATCAAGCCTTATTTGCTTTTGCAGAAAAATTTGATAAGGCAAAATTAGACACTCTTAGAGTTACAGAAAAAGAGATTGAACAGGCATCTACACTTATTTCTCCTGAATTAAAAGCAGCAATACAAACTGCTTATCAAAACATTTACAAATTCCATGAGGCTTGTTACACTCAAGATTATCCTGTAATAGAAACCATGCCTGGGATGACTTGCTGGAGAAAATCTTTACCTATCCAAAAAGTAGGTCTATATATTCCCGGTGGCTCTGCTCCTCTTTTTTCTACAGTATTAATGCTCGCTATTCCGGCAAAGATTGCTGACAACAAACGTGTCGTTCTTTGTAGTCCTACAGACTCAAATGGAGATATTAATCCAGCGGTATTGTACACGGCAAGTCTTTGTGGAGTTACTGAAATCTACAAGGCTGGAGGCGCTCAAGCTATCGCTGCCATGACTTATGGTACAGAAAGTATTCCTGCCGTAGATAAAATCTTCGGACCTGGAAATGCCTTTGTGACTAGGGCTAAAGAATTAGCACAACAGCAAGGTGTCGCCATTGACATGCCTGCTGGACCGTCAGAAGTTTTAGTTATTGCAGACCAAAAAGCAAACCCAGTATTTGTAGCAGCAGATTTACTCGCACAAGCAGAACATGGTCCAGACTCTCAAGTAATCTTACTCACAGATTCTATTACTCTAGCCGAGGCTGTAAATGAGCAATTAACTATTCAATTAAGCACGCTTTCGCGAAAGCAAACTGCAGAAAAGGCTATTGAAAACAGTAAAACTATTGTTCTAGAAAACATAGCAGAATGTATCAAATGGTCGGATGCATATGCACCAGAACACTTGATCATAAATACAGAAAATGCTGATGAAGTTGCAGAGCAAATTCAAGTTGCTGGATCTATTTTTATAGGTTCATATACTTGCGAGAGTTTAGGTGATTATGCTAGTGGTACTAACCACACCCTACCTACCTATGGATATGCACGTAATTATAGTGGAGTATCTGTAGATAGTTTTGTAAATAAAGTGACCTATCAAAAAGCAACACCACAAGGGTTGAAAAACCTAGGGCCAGCCGTTGAAATAATGGCTACTGCCGAAGGATTAGATGCGCACAAAAATGCGGTGAGTGTACGATTAAATAGCATAAAAGCCAACCCTAAATCCCTTCCAGAGGAAGGGACTTTTAAAGGACGTCAAAAATACTCGTACGAAACTGCTCGCAAATCAATTTACGGTACATTAAAAGAAAGAGCCTCTCAAATGCGTAAAAACCCAACTGAAACTGAAGCGTTGGTTTGGGAAGAATTGAGAAATAAAAAATTAGACATTAAATTTAGAAGACAGCACATCATTGATAAATATATAGTTGATTTTGCATCTGTTGAAAAACGTCTAATCGTAGAGATAGATGGAGACATACATTTAAATCAAATTGAAGAGGACAGATTAAGACAAGATTTTTTAGAATCACAAGGTTTTAAAGTCATAAGGTTTTCAAATGACAATGTACTAAACGACTTAGAATCAGTAATTGAAACAATAAAAAACACGAGCACAGCGAGACCCAATTAGTTTCCCTTTTGGGGAAATGTCCGCAGGACAATGGGGCTTAAACGAAATAAACATGGAATTTAACTTAGAAAACATAGTCCGCAAGAACATCTGGAATTTGAAGCCTTATTCTAGTGCGCGCAGTGAATTTGATTTGTACGGTAGCGATAAAAATGAGCTAACTTTACTAGACGCAAATGAAAATCCTAAAGGCGATTTAAACCGTTATCCAGACCCATTACAGTCTGCGATAAAAGAAGAACTCGCAAAACAAAAGGACATTTCACCAGACCAAATATTTGTAGGTAATGGTAGTGATGAGGCTATTGATTTGCTATATCGCATTTTCTGTGAACCTGGAAAAGACACAGTAATTACTTGTCCACCTACTTATGGAATGTATGAAGTTAGTGCAGCGATTAATGACGTTAGTGTTTTAAAAGTGCCATTGAACAAAGATTTTTCATTAGATCTTGATGAAATTTTAAAAAGTTCCGCTTTCGCGAAAGCAAAACTATTATGGATATGTTCTCCTAATAATCCTACTGGAAACGTATTGCTCAAAGCCGATTTTAAACACGACTGGCAAGCACAAAATTACACTCGTGGCGGGATGATGGATATGCCATTTGCTCCAGAATTTGAAGCAGAAATGCTAGAAAACCAAAGACAATTAGATAAATTGTTCGGTAGTTTTAATGGTATTATCGTGGTAGATGAGGCTTATCAAGATTTTACAGAGAACATGAGTTTTATAAAACGACTAGAAGATTATCCTAATCTTGTGGTGTTACAAACCATGTCTAAGGCTCATGGAATGGCTGGCGCTCGAGTAGGATTTGCCTTTTCTTCTCCAGAAATTATTGAATTATTCAATAGAACAAAGCCACCATATAATGTGAACGAATTGTCTCAAAAAGCAGTTCTAGAGGCTTTACAAGACGAAGAAAAAACAAAAAGTGAAATACAAGAAATTATCAATAACAGAGATTTTCTTGTGGAGCATTTAAACAGTTTTGACTTCATAAAAGAAGTTTATCCTAGTGAGGCAAATTTTGTACTTGCCAAAGTAGATAACGCTACGCAAGTTTATAATTACCTACGTGATAAAGGAATTATTATACGTAATCGCAGCAGTCAGATTGAAGATACCTTACGATTTACCGTTGGGACAATGATGGAATGTAAAGCGGTGATTACAGCGTTAAGAGAAATTAAAGAGATTTAGATTAATTAAAACCGAAGCCGTTCTGCAACGGCTTGACCTATGAAAAAAGTATTATTTATAGATCGCGATGGTACCATCGTAAAAGAGCCACCAGTAGATTATCAACTGGATAGTTATGAAAAGTTGGAATTCTTGCCTATGGCGATTACTCAGCTACATCGCATCGCTCGAGAGCTGGATTATGAACTAGTTATGGTGACTAATCAAGACGGATTAGGAACAGATAGTTTTCCAGAAAACACCTTCTGGCCAGTGCATAACTTAATGATGAATGTTCTAGAAAATGAAGGTATTCACTTCAGCGAGGTTTTAATCGATCGTTCTTTTCCTGAGCAAAATGCACCTACTCGTAAACCACAAACTGGTTTATTGACGCATTATATAAAAGGTAATTACGACCTTGAGAATAGTTTTGTAATAGGTGATCGCAATAGCGATATGCAACTGGCTAAGAATTTAGGCTGTAAAGGAATACAGCTACCTAGTATTACTGACGACTCTACTTTTGAAGATGAACTAGTTGTTCTTAAAACGGATTCTTGGAAAGATATTTTTGAATTTTTAAAAGGACAACCTCGCAAGGTCACGGTAAGTCGTAAAACAAATGAAACCGATATCAACATCGTTTTAAACCTTGATGGATCTGGAAACGGAAAAATAGACACCGGTTTAAAGTTCTACGATCACATGCTAGAGCAGTTACAACGTCACGGCTCATTAGATCTAGATATTAAGGTAAATGGCGATCTAGAAATAGATGAACATCACACTATTGAAGATACGGCGATTGCTTTAGGTGACGCTTTCGCGAAAGCGTTATCCTCAAAAAAAGGAATCAATAGATATGGCTTCTTGCTACCAATGGACGACTCGTTAGCACAAGTAGGAATAGACTTCGGTGGTAGACCATGGATCGTTTGGGAAGCAGATTTTAAACGTGAATATGTGGGCGATATGCCTACAGAATTGTTCTTTCACTTCTTTAAATCATTCAGCGATGCGGCAAAATGCAACCTGAACATGAAAGTAGAAGGCGATAACGAACACCACAAAATAGAAAGTTTATTTAAAGCGTTTGCAAAAGCGATAAAAATGGCGGTAAAACAAACTGGTGATGGTAAATTACCGAGTACAAAAGGAACTTTATGATTGCCATTGTAAAATATAACGCAGGTAATATAGGAAGCGTCACTAACGCGCTCAACAGACTAGGAATAGAAAATAAAGTTACTGACGATCCTGAAGAATTAAAGGCGGCAGACAAAGTTATTTTCCCTGGTGTAGGTGAAGCTGGTACCGCGATGAATTATTTGCGTGAACGTGGACTAGATCAAGTCATAAAAGAATTAAAACAGCCTGTACTAGGAATATGCCTAGGAATGCAACTCATGTGCAGTCACAGTGAAGAAGGTGATACAGAATGTCTAGGGATTTTTGACACTACCGTAAAGAAATTTCCGGCTACTGCAGGAATGAAAGTGCCTCACATGGGATGGAATAGTTTAAATACTGTGGTTGTTAATCAACAATCTTCCATCTTGCAAGGCTTACAACCAGCAGCAGATGTTTATTATGTACACTCGTACTATGCTGAAGTTTGTAAGGATACAGTTGCGGCTTGTGATTATATTTTACCTTTCAGTAGTGTGTTGCAAAAAGACAATTTTTATGCTACGCAATTTCATCCTGAGAAAAGTGCTGGAATAGGTGAGCAGATATTAAAGAACTTTATAGAATTATAGTATGCGTATTATACCAGCAATAGACATTATAGACGGTAAATGTGTGCGTCTATCACAAGGCGATTACAACCAGAAAACGGTTTATAATGAAGACCCACTAGAAGTTGCAAAAGAATTTGAAGCAAATGGAATAAAGCACTTGCATCTGGTTGATCTAGATGGAGCAAAAAGC from Nonlabens arenilitoris harbors:
- the hisH gene encoding imidazole glycerol phosphate synthase subunit HisH, with product MIAIVKYNAGNIGSVTNALNRLGIENKVTDDPEELKAADKVIFPGVGEAGTAMNYLRERGLDQVIKELKQPVLGICLGMQLMCSHSEEGDTECLGIFDTTVKKFPATAGMKVPHMGWNSLNTVVVNQQSSILQGLQPAADVYYVHSYYAEVCKDTVAACDYILPFSSVLQKDNFYATQFHPEKSAGIGEQILKNFIEL
- the trpA gene encoding tryptophan synthase subunit alpha: MNNKLTELLKNKPQNLLNIFFTAGYPQLEDTTTLLTALENAKVDLVEIGIPFSDPLADGPTIQESSKIALENGMSIEKLFSQLKNHTPKVPVLLMGYLNPVMQYGLENFCKKCQEVGVDGLIVPDLPMYVYQTEFKQIFEKYNISNIFLVTPQTSEKRIREIDENSNGFIYAVSSASTTGSKADFSAAADYLGKLKDMKLKTPILTGFNIKNEQNFKDACKYVNGAIIGSEFIRQITDVDDIANATANFVASIKQ
- the hisG gene encoding ATP phosphoribosyltransferase, with protein sequence MNKDTNSNEVNNKKQIPAFAGIRIAVQKSGRLSDKSLQLLKDCGIKFDNGGRKLSTQAKNFPMEILFLRDDDIPQYVANGVADLGILGLNEVEEKDQEVDVIKQLGFAGCRLSLAVQKDVNYTGLEWFNGKKVASSYTTIVKKFFADKGINATTEEIGGSVEIAPGIGLAEGICDIVSTGSTLIMNGLKEVETVMYSEAVLISNPNLSVEKKEILDKLTFRIDAVQNAQKSKYILLNAPNDKIEEISALLPGMKSPTVLPLAENGWSSLHSVIEENDFWNVIDQLKDAGAQGILVSPIEKLIA
- the hisB gene encoding bifunctional histidinol-phosphatase/imidazoleglycerol-phosphate dehydratase HisB, with amino-acid sequence MKKVLFIDRDGTIVKEPPVDYQLDSYEKLEFLPMAITQLHRIARELDYELVMVTNQDGLGTDSFPENTFWPVHNLMMNVLENEGIHFSEVLIDRSFPEQNAPTRKPQTGLLTHYIKGNYDLENSFVIGDRNSDMQLAKNLGCKGIQLPSITDDSTFEDELVVLKTDSWKDIFEFLKGQPRKVTVSRKTNETDINIVLNLDGSGNGKIDTGLKFYDHMLEQLQRHGSLDLDIKVNGDLEIDEHHTIEDTAIALGDAFAKALSSKKGINRYGFLLPMDDSLAQVGIDFGGRPWIVWEADFKREYVGDMPTELFFHFFKSFSDAAKCNLNMKVEGDNEHHKIESLFKAFAKAIKMAVKQTGDGKLPSTKGTL
- a CDS encoding pyridoxal phosphate-dependent aminotransferase, whose translation is MEFNLENIVRKNIWNLKPYSSARSEFDLYGSDKNELTLLDANENPKGDLNRYPDPLQSAIKEELAKQKDISPDQIFVGNGSDEAIDLLYRIFCEPGKDTVITCPPTYGMYEVSAAINDVSVLKVPLNKDFSLDLDEILKSSAFAKAKLLWICSPNNPTGNVLLKADFKHDWQAQNYTRGGMMDMPFAPEFEAEMLENQRQLDKLFGSFNGIIVVDEAYQDFTENMSFIKRLEDYPNLVVLQTMSKAHGMAGARVGFAFSSPEIIELFNRTKPPYNVNELSQKAVLEALQDEEKTKSEIQEIINNRDFLVEHLNSFDFIKEVYPSEANFVLAKVDNATQVYNYLRDKGIIIRNRSSQIEDTLRFTVGTMMECKAVITALREIKEI
- the hisD gene encoding histidinol dehydrogenase is translated as MKIISNPDYSQQQELLERPQQERANVETAVNDIIQLVKENGDQALFAFAEKFDKAKLDTLRVTEKEIEQASTLISPELKAAIQTAYQNIYKFHEACYTQDYPVIETMPGMTCWRKSLPIQKVGLYIPGGSAPLFSTVLMLAIPAKIADNKRVVLCSPTDSNGDINPAVLYTASLCGVTEIYKAGGAQAIAAMTYGTESIPAVDKIFGPGNAFVTRAKELAQQQGVAIDMPAGPSEVLVIADQKANPVFVAADLLAQAEHGPDSQVILLTDSITLAEAVNEQLTIQLSTLSRKQTAEKAIENSKTIVLENIAECIKWSDAYAPEHLIINTENADEVAEQIQVAGSIFIGSYTCESLGDYASGTNHTLPTYGYARNYSGVSVDSFVNKVTYQKATPQGLKNLGPAVEIMATAEGLDAHKNAVSVRLNSIKANPKSLPEEGTFKGRQKYSYETARKSIYGTLKERASQMRKNPTETEALVWEELRNKKLDIKFRRQHIIDKYIVDFASVEKRLIVEIDGDIHLNQIEEDRLRQDFLESQGFKVIRFSNDNVLNDLESVIETIKNTSTARPN